TGCACCCGATAACGGGGCAGGGTCGTATCTCGTAGATACGGCTATCATGTTGTCCGATTCATAGTAACTCGAATATCATTCGGAAAGAGTTATGTCCTTAGAATCGCGTTTAACATTTTCAAGCCGAGAACGCAGTGAAACGATGGATGAAGCCGAAGCGGGTGTGATTCGCTATTTATCCAGAATACAGGAAGCTCAGCGGGAGTTTGATGACATTGTAGCAGGGAAAACTGTCTTGCTTGTCGATTCTGGACAAGGTGTTCCACAACATGCGTTTGCCAGGAGGGTAGAGAATCTCAGGGGCATGGGATTTGAGGCCCTCTCGAAAATGGTTATCGAAAAAATTTTTGGCGGAAAGGTTCCCGCTAGTGCGCTTGAAAGCTTCCAGCAGTTTTTGGGCCATGGTGTTCGGATTGTCCATCGAGATGTAGCGGATACAACAAGCCTGCCGAGCGATATTTCCGCGGTGGTATTTTCAGGTTCACCTGCAGATGTCAGTAAGGCATTTAGCGACCCATCTAGGTCGATACACAGAGATAGTCGGTTGACCCATGGTCAGGTTTTTCAGTTCGTCCGAAGAGTGTATGAGGGGGCGGCGGAAAAAAATATACCCATAATTGGTTTCTGCTATGGGCATCAAGCCATGGCTGCACTAGAAGGGGGGAAAGTAAGCCCCTTGAAAGAGCCTCGACAGAGGTTTCAAAAGATGGAATTACTGGATGACTCAAGAGAGTTTCTCGGAGGAGTTTTTGTCGATCGCCCCCCTCTTTCCATCCACGGCGGAGAACTTCCGGTCAACCATAGCGAAGCAGTAACGCCAAACCCGCAGCGCAGTATGCTCCTCATGCATACTACTGAAAGAGATTCATTAGTAGCAGAGGGTCTGCTTCATCTATCTGGGCTGGAAAACAAGTATAGCGGCACTCCTCAAGAAAGAGCCGCACTTCTCCAGTCTCTTCTCGAAGACGATAAGGGGGCGGCGAAGCTCGGGATTCAGGCTCACCCAGAGATAGCTGGTTTTTATCCCATGATGAACTTTTCGTTGGGAGCTGACCCGAGCGTATTCCGTAGATCAGCAGAAAATGATATATCCCCGGAGATGTTACGATTGATTGCGCGGTTCCTCCAGCTTCACAAGAAATTTAGAGCTTGATCAAGTTTCTCTGGGCCGGGCCACGTGGGTTGGTGAAGCGCTTCGAACACGATATCCTCCTCGCCAATGCCGAAGCGCATCGTTTCGCTATCGGCTTCCATCGGAAGAAAAGGCGTGAGTCGTTTCTCCAGGGCTAAGAGAACCCTTAGGGAAGCCCTTACTCGACCCTAGACAGAACAACTGAAAAAGTGTATACTGTCGCTTCGAACCTTAATAATCACAGACCGTTTGCCAAAGCACAGAGTCCTTTCACGTGGAGGTCGAACCTCCAAGTGAAGAGAGGTTTCTCTGCTCTGGCAAACTCGAATCTTTCGAGAGCTTATAGCGGCTACCCGCAAGGACTAGCATAGTTAGGAGACTGCAATGTGCACCTCTATTTCATTCCCGCAAGTTACGAAGATTCACGACACTCTCGTGCAAAAGGGTGTCACACCGGAAGTGTTTCAAGAAAGATTGTTAGGTGAAGGCCGTATCGCGGATGTCGCCGAAGCTTGTGTGGCCGGAACCATCCCGCCTCGCGACGAGTTCCGCAAGTTCCTCGGCCTCGGCCCGCTTTACAAGACCGACAAGCACGGCCGTATCCTCGTCACCCTCACTGGCCGTGGCTGGACGAATGAGGAGTGGTTCAAGCACGGCGAGGCTGTCGGGATGAACTTCACCAAATGGGCGAGCGATATTCTCGGCAAGCCCGACTACAACGAGAAGCATCGTCTGGAACCCGGCAAGCAATACACGGTGGCGCTCTTGTTCGGCAAGAAGGAGTTCGACACTGATGTCGAGCGCACGACAGCAAACCTGCGGGCCCGAGGCGAGCGTGATTACGGGAAATCCGATGACCTTCGTGGCGAACTTGCACTCCTCATCCGGGAAGCCATCTCTGACGAACAGTTGGAGCGTTGGAGGATCGACTACACCGCCGTGCTCCACGAGCCCATCATTAGTTCCGGCGGTAACCCGAGCATCCTCGGCTCGGACCGTTTCGACGATGGGCAGCAGGTGCGTGCCTACGTCGGTGGCCCGGGCGACCGCTGGGGCGGTCTTGGAGCCTTCGCGTTCCCCGTCTCGCAATAAGCACTCTGGACTTTGTATCTTTGGTCTCTTAGACCCTTGATACTGAGTCCTTTGACCCCGCATTTTACCGAACGGTAGCGGCGGGGTTTTCTTTTTCTCAATCCGACAATGGGGAGCGGATACATGAAATATCGGCGACCTTGGCCGTTGGATGGTCGGGCTCGCTCTCTCAATTCCATACTTTTCACTCTAGCAGGTGCGGCGGTTTACCCACGCGCAAAAATCTGCTATACTCGGAAACAATTCGTCTTCTGTACCGCACAACGTATGCCAGGAAAAAAGAGCGTCATTGAAATTCGTGGAGCTCGCGTGAACAATCTGAAGAACATCGACATTGACATCCCGCGGGACTGTCTGGTCGTGGTGACGGGTTTGTCGGGATCAGGGAAGTCGTCGCTCGCGTTTGATACCCTGTACGCCGAGGCGAACCGGCGCTATGTCGAGAGTCTCTCGGCGTATGCCCGGAACTTCATGGAGGGGTATGACAAACCGGATGTCGACACGATCCGCAACCTGTCGCCGGCTATCTCGATCGACCAGAAGAGCGTCTCGCGCAGTCCGCGCTCGACGGTGGGCACAATGACGGAAGTGTATGACTATCTGCGCCTGCTCTTTGCCAAGGTCGGCCAGCCCCATTGCCCGAAATGTGCTCAGACGCTTTCCCGTAAGACACCGGTCGCGATCCTCGAAGAAATCCTGTCTTTGCCAAACAATTCGCCGCTGGTCTTTGCCGCCGACAGCCCGCTCCTAGCCGGGAAGAACTGGGGAGAGGCCCTCAGACTCATCGATGACTGGGGCTTTGTCCGGGTCTGGTACCGGGACACCGCAGTCGCTTTGGCCGAACTGCGCAACACCGTTGATCTGATGGCACTGGCAGAGTGTCTCGTCATCGTCGATCGGTTGAATCTCGATACGGCGCGGCCAGATAAGGAACGCATGCTCGATTCGATCCATACGGCCTTTCAGACTGGGCAGGGGGTGATGCAGCTCTTGGTCGACGGAGAGCGTCTCCATACCTATCACGAGCACTATCGCTGTGAGGCCTGCCAGATCGAACTGCCCGAGTTTTCACCCGCCCATTTTTCCTTCAATAGTCCCGAAGGTGCCTGTCCGACCTGCGGCGGCCTTGGTGTCACGCTCGAATTCGACCCCGCACTCGTCATCCCCAATGAATCCTTGTCCATTTCTGAAGGGGCGATCCGACCGTGGAGCAAGATGAACAGCGATCGCGGCAATGGCAATGGGCCGATGGCGCTCCTGCGCGAGATGGCGAAGCGCGAGAAGATCCCGCTCGATGTGCCGGTGAAGAAACTTTCACAGAAACAACGGACCTATATCTTGCGCGGTGATGCCAAGCGCGACTTGGCCGACGAATTTGGTTTCCCTGGTGTGCTCGGCTTGCTCGAACGCAAATACCGCGAGACGAAGTCTGATCACCTGCGGGCGGAAATTGAGACCTTCATGTTCATGCGGCGCTGTCCGGATTGCGGTGGGAAACGGCTCCGCTCCGA
This is a stretch of genomic DNA from Candidatus Moraniibacteriota bacterium. It encodes these proteins:
- a CDS encoding gamma-glutamyl-gamma-aminobutyrate hydrolase family protein (Members of this family of hydrolases with an active site Cys residue belong to MEROPS family C26.) gives rise to the protein MSLESRLTFSSRERSETMDEAEAGVIRYLSRIQEAQREFDDIVAGKTVLLVDSGQGVPQHAFARRVENLRGMGFEALSKMVIEKIFGGKVPASALESFQQFLGHGVRIVHRDVADTTSLPSDISAVVFSGSPADVSKAFSDPSRSIHRDSRLTHGQVFQFVRRVYEGAAEKNIPIIGFCYGHQAMAALEGGKVSPLKEPRQRFQKMELLDDSREFLGGVFVDRPPLSIHGGELPVNHSEAVTPNPQRSMLLMHTTERDSLVAEGLLHLSGLENKYSGTPQERAALLQSLLEDDKGAAKLGIQAHPEIAGFYPMMNFSLGADPSVFRRSAENDISPEMLRLIARFLQLHKKFRA